In Helicobacter bilis, a genomic segment contains:
- a CDS encoding DNA adenine methylase, protein MFSLSSRRYTGAKTKLLDSIDTSILKSFDYRERKNLSFFDVFGGTGVVSEYFAKKSEFSNIIINDFLHSNFIIYQGFFTQDSFDLEKF, encoded by the coding sequence ATGTTTTCTCTCTCATCTCGCCGCTATACAGGAGCTAAAACAAAGCTTTTAGATTCTATTGATACAAGCATTTTAAAAAGCTTTGATTATAGAGAAAGGAAAAATCTTAGCTTTTTTGATGTGTTTGGTGGCACAGGGGTTGTGAGTGAGTATTTTGCTAAAAAGAGTGAGTTTAGCAATATTATCATCAATGACTTTTTACACTCAAATTTCATCATTTATCAAGGCTTTTTTACACAAGATTCTTTTGATTTAGAAAAATTTTAA
- a CDS encoding restriction endonuclease subunit S, whose protein sequence is MEIAKNELSLESVQWGEFKVSDLFERIEKGKCKNFNQETKISKNGVSFLSATINNNGVSAFVEKNSLLQKGNCIMFVNQGDGGAGYAAYKREDFVATTSCSFGYADWVNKYTGLFVASILCRFKEKYSFGYGRTEARLKNDVVMLPIDSKGNPHYEFMESFMKNLEQKHLQKILAYYTHKLDSSGGGGGNTL, encoded by the coding sequence ATGGAAATTGCAAAGAATGAATTAAGTTTAGAATCTGTGCAGTGGGGCGAGTTTAAAGTTAGTGATTTGTTTGAAAGAATAGAAAAAGGTAAGTGTAAAAACTTTAACCAAGAAACCAAAATTTCTAAAAATGGCGTTTCTTTTCTATCTGCTACAATCAATAATAATGGTGTGAGTGCTTTTGTTGAAAAAAATAGTCTTTTGCAAAAAGGAAACTGCATAATGTTTGTTAATCAAGGTGATGGGGGAGCTGGATATGCTGCTTATAAGCGAGAAGATTTTGTTGCTACAACAAGCTGTTCTTTTGGTTATGCAGATTGGGTTAATAAATATACAGGCTTATTTGTGGCAAGTATATTATGTAGATTTAAAGAAAAATATTCTTTTGGTTATGGACGCACAGAAGCAAGACTGAAAAACGATGTTGTTATGCTTCCCATAGATTCTAAAGGTAATCCACACTATGAATTTATGGAATCTTTTATGAAAAACTTAGAGCAAAAGCATTTGCAAAAAATCTTAGCTTATTATACACATAAACTAGATTCTAGCGGGGGGGGGGGGGGTAATACCCTTTGA
- a CDS encoding aldo/keto reductase: MQNTNRREFLKTSGKLTAMAAILGSGVGSVLMADSNPYKTTLNLKGQMPMRTLGKTNPLQVSALAFGCMGLNYHRSKRLSEKEASNIVAQALEYGINFFDTAQVYGPDSNEILTGKILKPYRDKVIIATKFGFGANGDDLNSSPKRIRQVVEQSLKRLNLESLPLLYQHRFDPKTPIEEVADTMKSLIQEGKVMRWGVCELSAKSVEKAHKICPLSAVQSEYHLMWRNVESELLPTLERLGIGFVAYSPLARGYLSGKLTKNSDFDPSNDNRATFPRYQDEAMRANYQIITLLQEFGKAKGANGKDATPAQIALAYLLAKKPYIIPLFGTTNPTHLLENVQSLQVTLTQKDIKWLDSKLDNIAIVGDRYPPEQAQRVGQ; encoded by the coding sequence ATGCAAAATACAAATAGAAGAGAGTTTTTAAAGACTTCAGGCAAACTTACCGCAATGGCGGCAATACTTGGAAGTGGTGTAGGCAGTGTGCTTATGGCAGATTCTAATCCGTATAAAACTACACTGAATCTAAAAGGGCAAATGCCTATGCGAACCTTAGGCAAAACAAACCCTTTGCAAGTTTCTGCACTTGCATTTGGCTGTATGGGGCTAAACTATCATAGAAGCAAAAGATTGAGCGAAAAAGAAGCCTCAAACATAGTCGCACAAGCACTTGAGTATGGGATAAATTTCTTTGATACCGCACAAGTGTATGGACCAGATAGCAATGAGATTTTAACAGGCAAGATTCTAAAACCTTATAGAGATAAAGTCATTATTGCTACTAAGTTTGGCTTTGGTGCAAATGGTGATGATTTAAACTCATCGCCAAAGAGAATCCGCCAAGTTGTAGAGCAGAGCTTAAAGCGATTAAATCTAGAGAGTTTGCCCTTGCTTTATCAGCATAGATTTGACCCAAAAACGCCCATAGAAGAAGTCGCAGATACGATGAAAAGCCTTATACAAGAGGGCAAGGTAATGCGATGGGGCGTGTGTGAGCTAAGTGCAAAAAGCGTAGAAAAAGCACATAAAATCTGCCCTTTGAGTGCGGTGCAGAGTGAATATCATCTTATGTGGAGAAATGTAGAGAGTGAGCTTTTGCCGACTTTAGAGCGATTAGGCATAGGCTTTGTGGCGTATTCACCTTTGGCTAGAGGGTATTTAAGCGGTAAGCTTACAAAAAATAGCGACTTTGACCCAAGCAATGATAATCGCGCAACTTTTCCTAGATACCAAGATGAAGCGATGAGGGCAAATTATCAAATCATCACACTTTTGCAAGAATTTGGCAAGGCAAAGGGAGCAAATGGCAAAGATGCAACTCCTGCACAAATCGCCCTTGCCTATTTACTCGCTAAAAAGCCCTACATTATCCCACTTTTTGGCACGACAAACCCCACGCATTTGCTAGAAAATGTGCAGAGTTTGCAAGTTACATTGACGCAAAAAGATATAAAATGGCTAGATTCTAAGCTTGATAATATCGCTATTGTAGGCGATCGCTATCCACCAGAACAAGCACAGAGAGTGGGACAATAA
- a CDS encoding NTP/NDP exchange transporter, with protein sequence MRVLDFCYYLFPIKRNELPLFIWAFCFIFMLFFAYALLRPLRDALGIEGGQDELKWLFMGTFIICIIASLTLMFVSTKIKRKFYVDCVIVFFALNLAIFYIAMQILESGSNGFLWLSRSFYIWVSVFNLFVFSSAWSLLADVFDRESSMRLFGMIAAGASLGSISGALVVVFLSRHISSSTFVFVALGSLLLALVCKICIMQILKKKSLKYNKVALFARFEKSIDAKNPFVGFHLILHSRYLLYVSFFILLLTSISTFLYMEQARVINTLFSTRESRIEAFAGIDFIVQSCSLIIQIFFTAKITRIFGLSALLGSLGFVLTLGFVFLAFMHPAFVPLAVVMSVRRIGEYALVKPGREMLFVPLSANEKYKVKNFLDCVLYRAGDMLSGQIEGVFASFGVIFVLCVGALLSFVWGMLGVKLAKMHESLHAKNQDEKFYS encoded by the coding sequence ATGAGAGTGCTGGATTTTTGTTATTATCTATTTCCTATCAAAAGAAATGAGCTACCACTTTTTATTTGGGCTTTTTGTTTTATCTTTATGCTCTTTTTCGCTTATGCACTTTTGCGACCACTGCGTGATGCTTTAGGTATAGAAGGCGGACAAGATGAACTTAAATGGCTTTTTATGGGGACATTTATTATTTGCATTATTGCGAGTCTTACTCTTATGTTTGTAAGCACAAAAATCAAGCGAAAATTTTATGTAGATTGTGTAATAGTTTTTTTCGCACTCAATCTTGCAATATTTTATATTGCTATGCAAATTCTAGAATCTGGAAGCAATGGGTTTTTATGGCTCAGTCGTAGTTTTTATATTTGGGTGAGTGTATTTAATCTTTTTGTATTTAGTTCAGCGTGGAGTTTGCTTGCTGATGTGTTTGATAGAGAATCAAGTATGCGACTTTTTGGTATGATAGCTGCTGGAGCTAGTCTTGGTAGTATTTCTGGGGCTTTAGTCGTAGTCTTTTTATCTCGCCATATTTCAAGCTCTACTTTTGTGTTTGTGGCACTCGGGTCTTTACTCTTAGCCCTTGTGTGTAAGATATGTATAATGCAGATTCTAAAAAAGAAAAGTCTAAAATATAATAAAGTAGCTTTGTTTGCTCGTTTTGAGAAAAGCATTGATGCGAAAAATCCTTTTGTCGGTTTTCATCTCATTTTGCATTCAAGGTATTTGTTATATGTTAGTTTTTTTATCCTTTTACTCACAAGCATTTCCACATTTTTATATATGGAACAAGCGCGTGTAATCAATACGCTTTTTTCTACTAGAGAATCTCGCATAGAAGCATTTGCTGGGATTGATTTTATCGTGCAAAGTTGTAGCCTTATTATACAAATATTTTTCACTGCAAAAATTACTAGAATCTTTGGGCTATCGGCTTTGCTTGGCTCACTAGGCTTTGTGCTGACTTTGGGCTTTGTATTTTTAGCCTTTATGCACCCTGCATTTGTGCCTCTAGCTGTGGTGATGAGTGTGCGTAGGATTGGTGAATACGCTCTTGTAAAACCCGGGAGAGAAATGCTATTTGTCCCCTTAAGTGCAAATGAAAAATATAAAGTGAAAAATTTCCTTGATTGTGTGTTGTATCGTGCAGGTGATATGTTAAGCGGACAGATTGAGGGAGTTTTTGCTTCTTTTGGAGTGATATTTGTGCTTTGTGTTGGCGCACTTTTATCGTTTGTATGGGGTATGCTTGGTGTGAAACTAGCTAAAATGCACGAATCTTTACACGCCAAAAATCAAGATGAAAAATTTTACTCTTAG
- a CDS encoding Dam family site-specific DNA-(adenine-N6)-methyltransferase produces MTKTIHSKPSYIKSPLNYIGGKYKILPQILPLFPKKIDTFIDVFCGGCNVAINVNAKRILANDNLSYLIALLRFLQQNPLEKTLQEIEQIIHFYALSKENAEGYKLLRQDYNAYKHPLKLLALLAFSFNHQIRFNNAHHFNTPFGRNRSSFNPQMKINLIAFIQSLQQISITFSSLDFSEAFSTLDSMQDKELFVYCDPPYLITQGTYNDGKRGFSGWNESLEKRLLNSLSKLDSKGILFGLSNVLTHKGQENKLLKQWLETHNFYIYTIQAHYTNANYQAKYRDKQHTQEVFITNYKADNAFYWQ; encoded by the coding sequence ATGACAAAAACAATACACTCAAAACCAAGCTATATCAAATCCCCACTCAATTATATTGGTGGAAAATACAAAATCTTACCCCAAATCCTACCCTTATTTCCTAAAAAAATTGATACTTTTATAGATGTATTTTGTGGAGGTTGTAATGTAGCAATCAATGTCAATGCTAAGCGAATTTTGGCAAATGATAATTTAAGTTATCTTATCGCTCTTTTAAGATTTTTGCAACAAAATCCTTTAGAAAAAACACTGCAAGAAATAGAGCAAATTATACATTTTTACGCTTTAAGCAAAGAAAATGCAGAGGGTTATAAACTTTTAAGACAGGATTATAATGCGTATAAACATCCTTTAAAATTACTTGCACTTCTTGCTTTTAGTTTTAATCATCAAATACGCTTTAATAACGCACATCATTTTAATACCCCTTTTGGCAGAAATCGCTCAAGTTTTAACCCACAAATGAAAATCAATCTCATTGCTTTTATACAATCCCTACAACAAATCAGTATCACATTTTCTAGCCTTGATTTTAGTGAAGCTTTTAGCACTTTAGATTCTATGCAAGATAAAGAATTGTTTGTGTATTGCGACCCACCCTATCTTATCACGCAAGGCACTTATAATGATGGTAAAAGGGGTTTTAGCGGCTGGAATGAAAGCCTAGAAAAACGGCTTTTAAACTCTCTTAGCAAACTAGATTCTAAAGGCATTCTCTTTGGGCTTTCAAATGTCCTTACCCACAAAGGACAAGAAAATAAGCTTTTAAAACAATGGTTAGAGACGCATAATTTTTATATCTACACTATACAAGCACACTATACAAATGCAAATTATCAAGCAAAATATAGGGATAAACAACACACGCAAGAAGTATTCATTACAAATTACAAGGCGGATAATGCGTTTTATTGGCAATAA
- a CDS encoding restriction endonuclease subunit S produces MQWREFVVGEIFEVKATKNGIDKNKLSGKKGKIPYITRTENQNGVDDFIAEQENYLKNERNVIIIGLDTQTAFYHNSEFYTGQNIQILKNANLNQYNALFMIQALRNLMTKFNWGGNGATLTRLKRGKILLPIDSKGNPNYAFMESFMKNLEQKHLRKTIKYYENKLLDSKTKA; encoded by the coding sequence TTGCAATGGAGAGAGTTTGTCGTAGGTGAAATATTTGAAGTAAAAGCTACAAAAAATGGAATTGATAAAAATAAGCTTAGTGGCAAAAAAGGTAAAATCCCCTATATCACACGCACAGAAAATCAAAATGGCGTTGATGACTTTATCGCAGAGCAAGAAAATTATCTTAAAAATGAACGCAATGTAATCATTATAGGGCTTGATACGCAAACTGCTTTTTATCACAATAGTGAGTTCTACACAGGACAAAATATCCAAATTTTAAAAAATGCAAACCTTAATCAATACAATGCTCTTTTTATGATACAAGCCTTAAGAAACCTAATGACTAAATTTAATTGGGGAGGCAATGGGGCAACGCTAACAAGACTAAAAAGAGGTAAAATTCTTTTACCCATAGATTCTAAAGGCAATCCAAACTACGCTTTTATGGAATCTTTTATGAAAAACTTAGAGCAAAAACATTTAAGAAAAACCATAAAATACTATGAAAATAAACTTTTAGATTCTAAAACAAAAGCCTAG
- a CDS encoding sugar O-acetyltransferase: MQNINKAKATTNATPSTDRDIFTRDINGELISPDDKDFSQILAVIENTQKLVHKLNTQALDKDSVRAVFSEIVGYEVDCSTWIFPPFYVDFGRNIKVGKNFFMNSSCTFMDRGGITIGDDVFIAPKVCLTTINHDFNPYNRKATFCKPIVIKDRVWIGINATICPGVTIGENSIIAAGSVVTKDVPPNVIVGGNPAKILKRL, encoded by the coding sequence ATGCAAAACATTAACAAAGCAAAAGCTACAACAAACGCTACGCCAAGCACAGATAGAGATATTTTCACACGGGATATAAATGGAGAGCTAATAAGCCCAGATGATAAGGATTTCTCACAGATTTTAGCCGTTATAGAAAACACGCAAAAGTTAGTCCATAAGCTAAACACACAAGCACTAGATAAAGATTCCGTAAGGGCTGTTTTTAGCGAGATTGTAGGCTATGAAGTGGATTGTAGCACTTGGATATTCCCGCCTTTTTATGTGGATTTTGGACGCAATATCAAGGTAGGCAAAAACTTCTTTATGAATAGCTCTTGCACTTTTATGGATAGGGGCGGGATTACAATTGGCGATGATGTGTTTATCGCTCCTAAAGTGTGCTTAACCACAATCAATCACGATTTTAACCCCTATAATCGCAAGGCGACTTTTTGTAAGCCCATTGTGATAAAAGATAGGGTGTGGATAGGGATAAATGCCACGATTTGCCCGGGCGTTACCATTGGGGAAAATTCAATCATCGCCGCAGGAAGTGTGGTAACTAAAGATGTCCCGCCAAATGTCATTGTAGGCGGAAATCCCGCTAAGATTCTAAAAAGGCTTTGA
- a CDS encoding TIGR04076 family protein yields the protein MCKVKIEVIKTHFDEELAKEYGVECVCPIHKVGESFISLGFDKPQGFCDEAWKAIYQYVFALAHSDKDSVFYFKDWIQKPGVAINSCNDGIRPVIFKLTRLDSKAQADDFYNE from the coding sequence ATGTGTAAAGTGAAAATTGAAGTGATAAAAACGCATTTTGATGAAGAATTAGCTAAAGAATATGGCGTGGAATGCGTGTGTCCTATACACAAGGTTGGAGAGAGTTTTATCTCGCTTGGCTTTGATAAACCGCAAGGATTCTGCGATGAAGCGTGGAAGGCGATTTATCAATATGTATTTGCACTCGCACATAGCGATAAGGACAGCGTATTTTATTTTAAAGATTGGATTCAAAAGCCCGGTGTGGCGATAAACTCGTGCAATGATGGAATCCGTCCTGTGATTTTTAAACTCACAAGGCTAGATTCTAAAGCACAGGCAGATGACTTTTACAATGAGTGA
- a CDS encoding DNA adenine methylase: protein MRFIGNKEKLAPIIYDFLQKLRLIKAENQSFFDVFSGSVSVGKFFRHKGFKVYSSDMLYFSYCLQKAYLEYGIPTFEKLLLEKQSLQNPTFFNTPYEKVLNFLNSLRGVQGFISTHYAPSPTNARMYFTQENAQKIDVMRLQIEQWKNENHINESEYFILLATLLESVSLFANVAGVYAAFCKSWDKRALKPFMLKAIEFSQGISGECFCGDSVKILQGFKKSIDILYLDPPYNQRQYAPNYHLLETLARYDNPSIKGVAGMREWGKQKSLFCNAKTALIQLENIAKLPCYKNLVLSYNSDGIMQKDSIFKLLESFGKVSFYEIPYRRFKSNAKVQKNGVFEYLWVLEKF from the coding sequence ATGCGTTTTATTGGCAATAAAGAAAAATTAGCCCCCATCATTTATGACTTTTTACAAAAACTTAGGCTTATTAAGGCAGAAAACCAAAGCTTTTTTGATGTTTTTAGCGGCAGTGTAAGTGTGGGGAAATTCTTTAGGCATAAAGGCTTTAAAGTATATAGTAGTGATATGCTGTATTTTTCTTATTGTTTGCAAAAAGCATATTTGGAGTATGGGATTCCAACTTTTGAAAAGCTTTTACTAGAAAAACAATCCTTGCAAAACCCCACTTTTTTTAACACCCCTTATGAAAAGGTGCTAAATTTTTTAAATTCTTTGCGTGGTGTGCAAGGCTTTATTAGCACACATTATGCACCCAGCCCGACAAATGCAAGAATGTATTTCACACAAGAAAACGCACAAAAAATAGATGTGATGCGTTTGCAAATAGAGCAATGGAAAAATGAAAATCATATCAACGAGAGTGAGTATTTTATTCTCCTTGCCACGCTTTTAGAATCTGTGTCTTTATTTGCAAATGTGGCAGGTGTGTATGCAGCATTTTGTAAGAGTTGGGATAAAAGAGCCTTAAAGCCTTTTATGTTAAAGGCTATTGAGTTTTCGCAGGGCATAAGCGGGGAGTGCTTTTGCGGGGATAGCGTAAAGATTTTGCAAGGTTTTAAAAAGTCTATTGATATACTTTATCTTGACCCGCCTTATAATCAAAGACAATACGCCCCAAATTATCATTTACTAGAAACCCTTGCAAGATATGATAATCCTAGCATTAAAGGTGTGGCTGGAATGCGTGAGTGGGGGAAGCAAAAAAGCCTATTTTGTAACGCAAAAACTGCTTTAATACAGCTAGAAAATATTGCAAAATTACCTTGCTATAAAAACTTAGTGTTAAGTTACAATAGTGATGGAATTATGCAAAAAGATTCTATTTTCAAGCTTTTAGAATCCTTTGGTAAAGTAAGTTTTTATGAAATTCCTTATAGGCGATTTAAAAGTAATGCTAAAGTGCAGAAAAATGGTGTATTTGAATACTTATGGGTGCTTGAAAAATTTTAA